The following DNA comes from Triticum aestivum cultivar Chinese Spring chromosome 3D, IWGSC CS RefSeq v2.1, whole genome shotgun sequence.
GCCcccatccctccgccgccgccgtccctccaCCCTGTGGTACCCGTCCTCGACCCGTGGTCACCAAATCTGGACAAGATCGGCAGGATCCGCCGCATGTCCCGCGACACCTAGCCGCAGCTGCTCGTCGTCCATGCGGGGAGCACGGACGAGCTGCTCGTCGACGTCCATCCCGCAGCCCCGCTGACAACCGTGCCCAGCCTCCTCGACAGCGCGCCTCTCCAACTTGCCGCATGGTATGTCTCCCCTGTTGCATAGATGATTGACAAGCACCGGCACCGCCAAGATCTGTTGACTTGACCCCTACCCCATCTCTGCAGTTGTCAATGATTAAATATTTCTGATTGCAGCCAAAATTTAGTAGGGGAAGGATGGATACCGCAAGGCTTTCATATGTGTTTTGATTTTGCCGATAGGGATTTCTAATATTCTGACAAGAGTCAAACTAGCAATCGTGAAGATGGAGAATTCATGCAACTCCATCTTACTTCAACCCTCAGGTTTGTCTTTTCCCATCCTTAATCACATGTATTTTTTCGAGATTTATTAATCACATGTATGTGTTTCTACAATCTTGATCATGCATGAATAGAATTACTAGACGGAAGATGTTTGAAGTGCAAACTAATATAATGTTTAGGTTCAGATTTGGTGAGGAAGTGAGAACATGAACACATCAGAGATCAGACTCTATGCTCTGTAGCCAATCGCTTTTTTCATGTAATTATATTAAGAAAAGAGAAACCATAGCATGCAATGCCTACCAACCATCTGCTAATAAGCACCTTCCAGAGCTCCTGTGAATGTCTACTCCCAGCACACGGTCGCACTGTCATTGGGGCAGTCCTACAGTTTATAGATGGGGGCATGGGGCATAATTGCCCACTTAATACTATAGAAATAAATTAAGATTCCAGTTACTAATCTTTTGTGCATTATATCATAAAGCATAGACATCAGGTTTCAGTTTGACTCATGCATGAACAGATTCCCTATAGCTTCACTACACACATACTGCCACCACTGCGTACACCTCAGTACCCACGACTGGTCGATCAGGTGTCCACGAAGTACACAACGAGGAGCTCTCAGATTAACCTTAGGTTTCAAACTTCATGCCTGCACCTACCGCCCAGTTCTGGTTGCTCGAGATCACAGCCCGCACCTTGGCCCCCAGCCTGCGTGGAGGGATAGAGCAGTCTTGATCTAGAATTTCTTCCTGCGGTTGTGGGCCTTGTGGCAGCAGAATTTCAGTTTTTTCCGATTGTTGTTGGATCTTACAGTTGTAGTCCTTGAGCTCTATCTAAAGGTGTTTACATATACGTATGCATGCATTTTGATACCTAATCAGAATAGGTTTTTAGAATTAATTCATAGTTTGTTAACGAAATTGGTATACCATTGCAGCCATCTAATTGGTGGTATGGTGTGCTTCTGATGGTATTTCACGGCGTTTGTACCAGCAGCATAGTAAAAAACTCCCGTCAACACGGCTTATTTATCGTTTCTGGAGGGCCTCACAGATGAGCTATTCATCGGCGGCACCCTGCCAGTTATTTAGAGGATCTGCGGGAACAAATAAACAAGCAGAGCGTCATCAGTCAGGGACCAACATCCATGCCAACTGCCCAAGATGATTGCTAAGGCAATTAATATTCTCTCACAATCTTCAGCCACCATCTGATGTTAATTGATCTTGATCTTCCCCACTCGCCAATTCTGAAGACACTTCGGATCTCACATTAACTTCATTCAGTCTTTAAGAATAATCAAAGGTATGTTGTACAATAATTTTACAACTAAACAAACCTTCCAAATGTATCGATATCATTTTCACTAATATGCATAGTCTTCTGTTGGTAGAATAGACATATGGATCTCAAAGCTATGGATCATGCGCCCATACAAAAAAGGACAACTGACTAGATTGATGATACGTTATGGCAAGAAGGCTATATATTCATGGTATTCTTAACCCTACTCTTGACATTTTAACCGATGCCCATAGGAAACATAATTAGGCATTTTCAACTATCAAAGTTTCTTTCAGCATGCTTTCCATAATATATTGAAATTTGACAACAAAATTGTTTTCTGTGATGTTATGTAATCAATTCAGAGTGTGTAGAAGATGTTGTCCTGGTTGTGTAGAGTATGCGGTGCGTAgcttcttgtgtgtgtgtgtgtgcatataTGTTAATTGGTGGCTGTGCATATATGTTAATTGGTGGCTGGTGTGTGTGCAGGGTGCAAACGGGGCCAGTGAGTAGGCGGCGAGTATACTACGCCGAGAAGCGATACAGGGGCATGAATCTTGAGCCGGTGTGTGCAACGACCTGCGCTACTGCACTAATAGCCTTGACAGAGCACTAGGGCCGGCTCGACAGGGCATGCAGCCCGCCGGTGGACGCCTGAATGTGCGCGACGGAGATGAACCCCGCGTTGTCGCCTCTGTAGCCTGGACAGAGCTCCGCCAGTGCTCGTGATGAACCCCATGTATGTGCTGGTGATGGCGCTCTCCGTCTACTTTCTCCACCGGCTATCAGAGAGTAGAGATCACATTGTGGATTTGTGCTTTCTTCATAGATGTGCTCCTGTCGTTGTTGGTTGTCAAATTTGTGATGCAATCCGTCCCTATGTCGATGTCTTAACCACTTCGTACTACCGCACAATTAGCAGAACAGAGCAGATGCCGCAGTTTACCCATTGATTTCTTGGAGTGATTCAAACCTAGGAAAGCCTGCTACTTGTGCAAGCAACAGGGTAAGAAGTTTCACTTTTCTTACTAATGCACCTCAATTTGTAAGGTTAGAACAATGTCAGATTACTTTATGTTGGTTTTCAAATTTCTACATATTCCTTTCTTACAGACTTTGCCTTCAAGCAATTATAATTATCTAGGTAGTATGGAAAGCAGGCAAATTATGTATCTATTTGGGTGTACTCGTGCTCTGCTATGTCAAATTGAggagaaataattattttattCAACCATCCTATTTTTTATCTATAATGATGATCATTTTTCCATGTTGTGATCTTTGCTCCAGTTGTGCTAATaccatgtttatcatgtttaccaTGTTTTATCTTAAAAATTGGCTTCTATTTTGTTTCTAACCTATATCTCAGCATGGTTACTTTCTCCAAACATGCTTTAGCTGCAGCATTGGTCAACTGGCTTGAGCACAGCTCACATGAGTCATCGCCAAATGACCCTTTTCTGAAATTCACTGAGAGAGGAGTTACTCCATGTCAGTATGTACATACAGATGCAAGCAATGGATAAACTCATGAAGACCATGTCTATTAGTCCTTCAATATTTTTTGGAATGAGATGACACGTTGTATGCCAGGTAACAAGCAACTGAAGCAAAGGAAAGAATGAGCCCCTGAACCCATGATGCATGGCGAAGGATCCAATATGTCGGGACCAATGAGGGAATTGCAGAGCTTCATATACATTTGCCTTCTTCAAGTGTCTAGATTACATGAAACATGTTTCTTCAAGTGTCTACACACTACAGGAAATAAGTTTCTTATGGAAGTAGTCAAACCTGGATACCAATTCATTGGAACCATTATATTCCTTATAGAAGTAATGCAATATATTCTCTCTCTTGTGCCTACTTGAAATACCGTTGTGGCTCTGTACTTTGCTTCTCATATTGCAAGGGTAACACATTGTATGCCTATTCTCTCTCTTAGCTGTAGCAAGGATGGAGCAGGAAAGTGTGGTGGACCTTCTAACATTCATATTGTACATGTACGAGCTATGGGCCATTATTGTTTATCATATGGATTGTAAATGTAGTGACACTGAAGTTTATATCATATCCGCAAATTTCTTTATTTTAAAAGCGATGATATACTGACACATTATGTTGATCTAAAAATCTGGTAGCCGTGACCTTGATATTCCTTGTAGAGCCAGCAAAAAATTAGAATAAAAAGGTTTATTAGAGAATTATTACAATTGGCGATTGAATGCAAGTGGCAGTGATTTTACATCTATGTGTGGGAACTTGATGAAAGATTACTTGCAAAGTATATATACAAGTgaaaaataacatttatttagatgAGCTATTACCGGAGCAGATATATTGTATTTCTAGCTGAAGTTAACATTGCTATGCTAAACTATTTCACTATGCAACAACTCCAGGGAAAGAAACATACATATAAGCCTAATCTTAAATGTATGGAAATGTTGAAGCTTCAATGCCGTGGTCCAGCTTTCGTGGAGGACTTGCACCATTTGGGACTTCTGTTGGATGAGGGGTTGGCCACGAACATAGCATAGGTCGACGGCGGGGAGGGGGTCTATGTTGGTGAAGAGGGTGACACTAGGAAGGAGGCCAATGGTGTGAAAGAGGGTGATGGAGGGAGGAGGACGACGGGAGGAGAGGGAGGCAATGGTGGGGCGACGACACAAATAGAATTGAGGTGGAGGGCTGGTGGCTGGATATTGGTGAGCTTGTGAGAATGGAACAATGGCGACGCCATCGATAGCGCTTCGTGGCGGACTTGTGATAAGGAAACAATCCAACGTAATGGATAGTGCTTCGACGGGGTTCATGAAAGTTCATGAAAATGGAGATACACAAGTAAGTGTAAAGCCAGTTGGCGATGGCACTGTCATCGTAAATATATTAAGCTCTGTGATTTCGACTTCACGAAGATAAGCTTCGGCAACTTCACCAAATTGTACTATGAGAGGCCTCTGATTCGTGTAGTTGGTGAAGCATGGCGTTGAAGGAGATCCGAACAACCCCTAAACTAAAATTGTGCTCTTGGACATCAACATATCAAACTGAAAAAAGACTGATTGATGCGCCTAAGCAGTCAATGGTTAAATAAAATTTTGTAGGTCTACCTCATGATACTATCCATGCATTCCATCTTTAAGAAGTCATTCAAGTAACTTAATCATTTGTTCGATTCGTTTAGCTGTATTGccacccgtagcaacgcacgggcatatttagtAAACATCAACTTATGAAATCAAACCTAACGCTCCGGTTTTCCAGCCTTTCCAGAACCCATAAACATAGGCCAAACCGGTAGCCGCCGACCCGGTCCAGCTCCTCCACCCTGACATACCGGGTCCACCGTCAATACCAACCCTGACCCGTGCGCAAGCGCGTCGCCGTCGCGGAACCTAACCTTCctcccctcttcctctcccctcacGCCAGGACTCAACCCGACCCGCTGACACGTGGGCCTGGAACGGTGTTCCCTCCACCGTGGCCCCAGGCTACAGCGAGCGAGTGCGGCGGGCGTAGGAGCGCCAGCGCGGTGGGTCCCGGGACTCTGCCAACCCCCCGGGCCAAATAGATCGGTACGGCCACGCGTTCCCCTTCCCCTCTCGCAGTCTCGCCTCGCCTCCCCTCCGTCGCACCCGCGCACTCCGCCCGAGCTCCCACCCCACCCCGCCCGAGCTCCCACCCCACCCCGCCTCCTACGCCTCTCGCGGCGCCCCCAGCCTGGCCTCCGCCGGCGGCCATGGACACAGAGTACGGCACCTCCtccccgttgccgccgccgccgcgatcgACCGGCGCCTCTGACTTTCGGTGGTTTGTTAACCTTTTCGTCGTTGGGTGATCGGCTTAGGGGTATTGTTCCCGTGCAGGTGCCGCGGGCCGCAGCAGGGGGGCTCGTCGTGctgggcgacgggcgcggcggcttGGAGTTCATCGCAGCAGAAGCGCCAGCGGTGCGAGGTAATTTCGCACGGTTCCTCGGGTTCCGTTCGTTCCGCATCCCCAGTTGATTTTGGTTTCCTCCGCACCGATCGCGGTGCGCGGCCTTGGAATTTTCGCGTGCCAAGTCCCTACGTTGCGCCCGAGGTGTCGCGTTTAGGGTTTTGTTCAGTCGGAATTGGGGTTTTTATGCGGTGAGAAGCCGCGATCTCGACGCTAGGGTTTCGAGTTTTGGGCGGAAATTTAGGAGGGTTTATAGGTCTTTATTGGGGTTAATTTCTTTATTAGGTCCGGGATTTGAGGGGTTTGTGGATGCGATCTTGGGGCGCCTACCCTTTGTCAGGTCGATTGATGCAATGCCGGTCATAATTGGCTTGAGGTCTATGACCAATTCGATTTGTTTGAAGATTTTAGGGGTGTCGGTGCCATCTGCATGCCTAATTAGTTCTGATCTTTGTTTGTTTCTTCTATTCTGATCGGCTTTTCTGTTATTTCTTATCTTATCTGTATGGTACGGATCATGAGGATGGGGTTTCCATTTAATTATGTCACAAACAATACTAATTAGACATCACAGAGTTAATTGCAGAATGAAGTACTCTGCTAGTTTTAGTCTCACCATACAACAGCATAATTACCTCTGTTTTCTACTGACATGTCACTATCTAACAGGGTTCTTCCAGCGACCAAGTTGGATCCAGCACAAGTGCTTCTGTGCAAATGACTGAATCAGAGCTACCAGATACTGATTAcgtagaaaatgaggaagaggattactatatggatgatgatgatgatgattgtgatgatgacaacggcgatgaCTCTGAATATGAATTTGATGAAGCTGACTTTAATCAGCAGCTTGCTGATAAATTTGATGATTTAGATCTGCCTCCAGGTGTGGAGGCTACTGTACCATGGCTTCAGAAACTTGCAGCCAATGACGAGCAGGACGGAGCGTCAGATGAGTTAGTTGAGGATGAAATTACAAGGAAATATAAGGCATTTCAACAATTCTACACTGTTCAAAATTTCTCTGACCACCATTATGCTAATAAATCAGTGGGGAAGGTAATGTGTTGAATTATTTGATTTCACACATTATGCTCATTTTGTATACGAATCccttcttattttattttattcttgCGGAGCGTGTGATACTTACGTCTTGTTCCATGTGCATATTATTTCAGACAAGCAGGGAATGGGCAAAGAGAATTCAACATGACTGGAAACTTTTAGAGAAAGATCTACCAGGTTAGCTGTTAACAACTCGGTTTCTCTCTTTAGTTTTCTGTAAGTTAACTATTCAGTTTTACCAATAATAAGTGGGACAAAGGTATATTCCACTTAAAATTTAACCTAGCACCTCCATAACACTCTGGCGAACTAGATTTTCTCTAGCCAACACAATTGGCTCTACTGCCTGCACGTGTCTTTTGTCATGTTCTTATGAGTGTCCGAGGTAGAAATTTAGGTTCTTGGGGCACACAAACCATAACCCCTTTAGCCTACTTAAGGCTCATAAAGGACATCAGTCTTTCAAGCTTATCTCGTAATATAATGCATGCATGGAGAGTTAATGTACATCTATTGACCTTGTTATTCAATTCTCCGTGCTGCACACTTAAGTATGTCTGCACAGGGTGCACAAGACCATCATCCCATCATTTGATAGAAGTATAATATTGTAATTTTAATGTGGCTTTCTCTATTTTATAGGTTTCTTAATTGTTTCATCTGATTAAACTACTTAAAAATGGATGTATTCATTGTTCTTGTGATATATTTACACACTTAGGATTATAATCTTAGTAGAACTGTCAATTTATGGAAGCATTCTACTTTATGCTCTAAGCTTATTAAGTATCTCTGTACAATCTTAAGATTTTGGAGTGAGTTCTGAAATCTATTAGATCTGGACTTATACTTAATCTAGTGTGGCTAAAACAATTCAGTGATTTGTTTGGCATCGGTTTTGCGTAGCTATGTACTGAATGACTAGTGAGGCTTAAATAGCATATTTGATTTCTAATGCCCAGTCAATGCTGTGAGCCCTAGAATCTTTCATCCAACAGTGGGGGCAATAACACCAAAATTATACATACATGAATTTGAGATCTGGATAAAGAATCAAATCCTACGGCTAATCGGCAGCTAAATTTACTCTATGAAATTTAGTTAATTCTCATTTGACTTAGCACTAGCAAACGGATTGATATTATGAAGTTGAGCAAGCTATGGCTTATTTATCGCACCTTTTCAGTATACTTTCTCAAATCAGAAGTATAAATTGTGAAAACTACTCTTTTTTGTAGCTTCTATCTTTGTCCGTGTTGCTGAAGATAGAATGGATCTTCTTAGGGCTGCGATTATTGGCCCTAAGGGAACACCCTATCATGATGGTCTCTTCTTCTTTGATGCACATTTTACCTCTAATTATCCTTCAGAGCCTCCGGTACGTAAGCTTCCAGCATTTCTCTTTATGTGATTAATTTTATCATTTTACTAAAATGCTTAACATTGATGGTGCTGCAGTTGGTGTATTACCATTCTGGAGGGCTTCGACTTAATCCGAACTTGTATAATTGTGGAAAAGTCTGCCTTAGCCTCCTTGGTACCTGGAGTGGTAGTGGTTGCGAGAAGTGGAACTCAGCTCACTCAACCATGCTGCAGGTGCTTGTGTCCATTCAGGCTCTCATTTTGAATGAGAAGCCATACTTCAATGAACCGGGATATGCAGGCTCTGCGAATACCGCAACTGGACAACAGCATTCTGTAGAGTATAACAAGAACACATTTCTGCACTCCTGTAGGACTATGCTGTATTCACTTAGAAGGCCTCCGGAGGTAATGTTTTGCTATATGTACCTACAGTTCTGGCTGTTAACGGGCAAAACCAAAATAATTGTCTCTCTCCTGTCCTTTTAATGCATGCTGAAACAAGAAACTTACTTGTGACATGCTAGACTATTAGAGATTTGCCCTTTTATTTCCTCCAATTTCTGGATCTTCCAGTGGTTTACTGCATTTGCTGCTGTTATATGCTTGAATATGCTATATGAAGGTTTGTTTTCATCATCAATGTTCTAAAACACGGTGGCCGGTATGCGCTTGGTCAGCCCCACCTTGTAGTGGATTTTTGGTGGGCCTTTGGGCTTGTTCCAGTTTAGGCCTAAATAAGCAGCCAGCCTTGTACATGATTACCTGAGTAATGCAATGCCTGGTTACTCATTTTTTCGTATTCTTAGTCGGCAAGGGCAGCTTGATACCTAGTATGCATACTTGACTGAATGAATGGAGTTTAAGAAAATTTTCGGTATGCAAAGACGGCCATCTATCTACAGAACAAAATGATAAGTAC
Coding sequences within:
- the LOC123077886 gene encoding putative ubiquitin-conjugating enzyme E2 38 — protein: MDTECRGPQQGGSSCWATGAAAWSSSQQKRQRCEGSSSDQVGSSTSASVQMTESELPDTDYVENEEEDYYMDDDDDDCDDDNGDDSEYEFDEADFNQQLADKFDDLDLPPGVEATVPWLQKLAANDEQDGASDELVEDEITRKYKAFQQFYTVQNFSDHHYANKSVGKTSREWAKRIQHDWKLLEKDLPASIFVRVAEDRMDLLRAAIIGPKGTPYHDGLFFFDAHFTSNYPSEPPLVYYHSGGLRLNPNLYNCGKVCLSLLGTWSGSGCEKWNSAHSTMLQVLVSIQALILNEKPYFNEPGYAGSANTATGQQHSVEYNKNTFLHSCRTMLYSLRRPPEHFGDLVAGHFRERGRTILAACKHYLEGNMVGSEVPEEEEVEYDGTGASSSSSSSSVPKKQEVMRVDPLGRRTQFIDNLKTLFEDLLMEFNVKGADTRKFLEDKVKKNLPAA